The window ATCCCCTGGAAATTACCGGCAGGTATCGGCTGCGGTGGCGGCCTGAAATCCACATTCGCGCTGAGCGAGGAGAAAACCGTCTATCTCAGCCAGCACATCGGTGACCTTTTTAATCTCGAATCATTTGATTTCTATAGCGAATCTGTTGAACATCTGAAAAAGGTCTTCCAGATCGAGCCCGAGATTGTGGTCTGTGATCTGCACCCCGACTATATGAGCAGCCACTATGGCGCTGAACTGAGTAAGAAGAAAGACCTTCCGCTTTATCAGGTTCAGCATCATCATGCCCACGCAGTTGCCGTTATGGCGGAGCATGGCCTTGAAGGGCAAACACTTGCCGTTGTTCTCGATGGCACAGGCTATGGTCCTGATAATACCATCTGGGGTGGCGAAATTCTGCTGGCTGACCTCACCGGCTACCAGCGCCTGGCCCACCTTCAGTATCTGCATCAGCCTGGTGGCGACGCTGCGGCCCACGAACCCTGGCGAATGGGGTTGTCCGCGCTGTTTCAAATGCGAGGGGGAGAACCCTGCGCGCCCAATGAGTTGCCAAAAGGGCTGCACCCGATCCCTAGCGGGCAGGTCAAAATCATCAACACCATGCTCGAGAAAGATTTCAACACCCCAACTACCTCAAGTTGTGGTCGCCTGTTTGACGCAATGGCCGCCATCCTCGGCGTTCGACACACCATAAGCTATGAAGGACAGGCAGCAATTGAGCTGGAAGCACTGGCCAGGACCGCTGCCACCAACACCTGGTATCACCAGATCCCCGATTTTCAGCGTCTTGCAGGCAATCCACCATTGTGCAAAAAGGGCGAAAAGTGGGAGATATGTTCATCGGAATTTGTTACACTGGCGCTCCAGGCACAGGCCCAGGGATTGAGCCGGGCCGGGATCGCCTTACAGTTTCACTTACAGCTTATCAGCTGCATCTGTGAACTGGTTGAGCGGTTGTCCGTTACCACCGCTGTCAGAAACGTTGTCCTTGCCGGAGGTTGCATGCAGAACAGCTTGCTCCTTGAGGGATTACAACGAAAGCTGACCGCTAAGAAATTTGCAGTTTTTACAGGGGAAAATGTACCGATCAATGATGGTGGCATCTCCCTTGGCCAGATAATTACAGGAGGTCTGCAGCATGTGTCTCGCAATACCCATGAAGGTTGTCAAGGTTGAAGGCAACCCCGATGACTTCACAACCAGCCAGCTTGCCACCGTCGACGCCGATGGCATCCAGAAAGAAGTTCGTCTCGATATCGTTGACCACTGGCCCAATGTAGGCGACTACGTAATAATACATGCCGGTTTTGCTATTCACTCCCTGGTTGAGGAAGAGGCGAAAAAAAACCTCGCCTTGCTCAAGCAACTGGCAGATACCATGCCGGAAGAACTTCTCACCTCCCCGGATGATTTGAAATAATGAAACACTATGATGAATATCGTGACGCAGAGCTGATCAAGCCACTCGTTGAGGAACTTCATCGCTCTGTTACCAAACCGTTGCGGGTAATGGAGGTCTGCGGCTCCCATACCATGGCTATTTTCAGAAACGGACTCCGTTCCATCCTGCCGGATGGTTTGGAACTCGTCTCTGGTCCCGGCTGTCCCGTCTGCGTTACCTCAGCTCCACATATGGACGCTTTTATCGCCATGGCTGACAGGCCAGGTGTGCGGGTCGCAATTTTTGGTGACTTGTTCCGAGTACCGGGATCCAACGGCTCCCTTGCCAATGCCAGTTCCAGAGGGGCCAGGGTTGATATCGTTTATTCACCGATGGACGCCCTTGAAATTGCCAAAAACAATCCTGATGAGCTGGTCGTTTTTCTTGGTGTTGGTTTCGAGACCACCACTCCGACTATCGCCGCCACCATCATGGCTGCCAAGGTTCAGAATGTGCAGAATTTCAACGTGTTTTCTACCCAGAAAACCATGCCCGTTCCCCTGAACGCCCTGCTCGGTGATCCTGAGTTGAAAATTGACGGCCTGCTTTGTCCCGGCCACGTCTCGTCAATCATCGGGGCCAAAGCATACCAGCCGCTTGCTGAGAAATTCGGCCTGGCCTGTGTGGTTGCCGGATTTGAAACCGCTGACCTCGTCAAGAGCCTTTCCATGCTGGCCCGGCAGGTCGCCACCGGCGATATCAAGGTTGAGAATGTCTACTCTCGTGTCGTTAACTGGGAAGGCAACCCACGCGCCCAGAAGATGGTGTATGAAATCTTCGAGCCCTGCGATACCGACTGGCGTGGCCTCGGCGTCATACCCGGCTCCGGCCTGAAGATTCGTGATCAATACCAGGAGTTTGACGCTCAGGTCCGCCTTGAAATCGAACTGCCGGAAGTCGAAGAAGCCAAAGGCTGTATGTGTGGTCAGATTCTCAAGGGTATCAACACCCCTCAAGATTGCCCGCTCTACGCGAAACGCTGCACCCCGGCCAACCCGATTGGCCCCTGTATGGTTTCCAGTGAAGGCACCTGTGCCGCCTATTTCAAATACGGCCAGGATTAAGTTCAACTGCTGGAAAGCAGTCGGTGCTCTTTACCAGACTTCTGGACGGTAATGTTTTTTATAGAGCGTTTTTTATAGCGTATTGGATATAAAAGGATCTCATGTCAGATAAAACTATTCTTCTCGACCATGGCAGCGGCGGTCTCGCCAGCCAGGAACTGATCGGCACTCTTTTTCTCAAGCATCTCGACAACCCGATCCTGCACAGTCTTGAAGACAGTGCAATCATAGAAAAACAATCCGGGCGACTCGCCTTTACCACTGATTCATATGTGGTCGACCCGCTGTTCTTTCCTGGTGGGGATATCGGCAAACTCGCTGTACACGGCACCATCAACGATCTCGCCATGCGGGGAGCCAAACCTATCTGCCTCAGCCTGGGTCTGATTCTGGAAGAAGGGCTGCTCCTGGATGATCTGGAAAAAATCATCATCTCCATCGCCGAAGCATGCAACGAAGCGGATGTTCCAGTGGTTTGCGGAGACACCAAGGTGGTACCGAAAGGTAAAGGTGACAAAATCTTTATCAATACCTCCGGCATAGGGGTCGTTGCCGATGAGATCAATATCTCATCCAAAAACGCCAAAGCCGGTGACGCGGTGATCCTTTCAGGCACCCTGGGCGATCATGGCATCACCATCATGACCCGCCGCGCCGGAATCAGTCTCGATGGCGATCTGAAAAGCGATACCATGGCGCTTCATGGCCTGGTGGCAAAGCTGCTCGCCGAGCTACCTGACGATGTCCGCACCATGCGTGACCCGACCAGGGGAGGTGTAGCCACCTCACTCAATGAAATTGCAGATGCAAGCCGGCTCTCCATCGAACTGAAGGAAGAGGATCTTCCCATACGACCGACAGTCCGTGCCGCCTGTGAAATGCTCGGCCTTGAACCTCTGTACCTTGCCAATGAAGGCAAGATGCTGCTTGTCGTAAGCGGTGACAAGGCTGAGCAGGCCCTGGCCGTGATGCAATCTACCAGAGAAGGCGCTGAAGCAAAAATTATAGGCAGGATCGTCGAAGGAAAAGCGGGTCGGGTTGTAATCAACACCCCGGTAGGTGGTTCGAGGGTAGTGACCCAACTTCATGGCGAACCACTGCCGAGAATCTGCTGATATCATAAATTACTTAGCCAAGAAAACTTACTATGACAGAGACAAAGAAAATAGGAATCGCCGGTATCGGCAACCTGTTGCTCAGGGATGAAGGCTTTGGCGTTCATGTTGTTCATTACCTCCAGAATAATTATGATTTCCCTGAGAATATTGATATTCAGGACGTGGGCACCGCCGGCATTTATATGGCGCCATTTCTTGAGACCTGCGATCCCGTATTGGTGATCGATGTGGTCGATATTGCAGGGGAACCCGGCTCATTCCACTTTTACTCACTCCAGGATGTGAAAGCCGGAACGTTCCAGACCCGCATGTCTCCCCACCAGCTTGGCCTGCTCGAGATTGTCGAGGTGTGTAAACTTCGAGGCGAGGCACCTGAGCAAGTTGAGTTCTACACCATAATCCCCAAAGAACTCACTGAAAGTATTGAACTCTCAGACGTTGCCGAAGCACGGATGGTTGAAGTTTCCGAGATGATACTGAAGAGGCTCGACGAACTTGGAGTGCAATATACCAAGAAAGACGTGCCATCTGGCACAGGACCAGTCTGAGGAGCCACCATGCATGAAATGTCACTGGTCCAGGGGTTGTTCGAGCAGCTCAAAGGACTCGCAGCAGAAAACAATTCAACCAAGGTGCTCAGTGTCACCATGGAGATTGGACCCATCTGCGGGGTGGTCGTCGACTCGTTTCAGTTTGGTTTTGAAATCCTTTCTTCCCAGGAAGAGATGTTCAAAAACACCGAGTTGATCATAGAGATACCTGAAGTAACCTACACCTGCACCAGCTGTGGCCATCAGGAAGTGTCGGCCGGTGAAAGACCCGATGCATGTGCCAAGTGTGACGAGTTTTTCCTCACCCCGTCGGGTGGCGACGACCTTATCCTGAAGAGGGTTGAGATGGAATAGCAGGCTGCAACTGTATTACTGCCTGATTATCAGGGATTTTATATAATTTTACTACGAGGGAACGACTATGTGCGATAGCTGCGGTTGTCCAAGCCCATCACATACCCATGATCACGATCATTCCCATGACCATGATCATAGCTCCAAGACTGTCGATGTTCACGCCAGTCTCTTTGCTGCCAACGATGCAATGGCCAAAGCCAACAGGGATCACTTCGATGAACTCGGTGCAGTGGCGCTGAATCTTATCAGCAGCCCCGGTTCAGGCAAAACCACCCTGCTTGAGCACACCATCGAAGCTCTCAAGGGC of the Desulfosediminicola ganghwensis genome contains:
- a CDS encoding HypC/HybG/HupF family hydrogenase formation chaperone, whose product is MCLAIPMKVVKVEGNPDDFTTSQLATVDADGIQKEVRLDIVDHWPNVGDYVIIHAGFAIHSLVEEEAKKNLALLKQLADTMPEELLTSPDDLK
- the hypD gene encoding hydrogenase formation protein HypD; its protein translation is MKHYDEYRDAELIKPLVEELHRSVTKPLRVMEVCGSHTMAIFRNGLRSILPDGLELVSGPGCPVCVTSAPHMDAFIAMADRPGVRVAIFGDLFRVPGSNGSLANASSRGARVDIVYSPMDALEIAKNNPDELVVFLGVGFETTTPTIAATIMAAKVQNVQNFNVFSTQKTMPVPLNALLGDPELKIDGLLCPGHVSSIIGAKAYQPLAEKFGLACVVAGFETADLVKSLSMLARQVATGDIKVENVYSRVVNWEGNPRAQKMVYEIFEPCDTDWRGLGVIPGSGLKIRDQYQEFDAQVRLEIELPEVEEAKGCMCGQILKGINTPQDCPLYAKRCTPANPIGPCMVSSEGTCAAYFKYGQD
- the hypE gene encoding hydrogenase expression/formation protein HypE, with amino-acid sequence MSDKTILLDHGSGGLASQELIGTLFLKHLDNPILHSLEDSAIIEKQSGRLAFTTDSYVVDPLFFPGGDIGKLAVHGTINDLAMRGAKPICLSLGLILEEGLLLDDLEKIIISIAEACNEADVPVVCGDTKVVPKGKGDKIFINTSGIGVVADEINISSKNAKAGDAVILSGTLGDHGITIMTRRAGISLDGDLKSDTMALHGLVAKLLAELPDDVRTMRDPTRGGVATSLNEIADASRLSIELKEEDLPIRPTVRAACEMLGLEPLYLANEGKMLLVVSGDKAEQALAVMQSTREGAEAKIIGRIVEGKAGRVVINTPVGGSRVVTQLHGEPLPRIC
- a CDS encoding HyaD/HybD family hydrogenase maturation endopeptidase; the protein is MTETKKIGIAGIGNLLLRDEGFGVHVVHYLQNNYDFPENIDIQDVGTAGIYMAPFLETCDPVLVIDVVDIAGEPGSFHFYSLQDVKAGTFQTRMSPHQLGLLEIVEVCKLRGEAPEQVEFYTIIPKELTESIELSDVAEARMVEVSEMILKRLDELGVQYTKKDVPSGTGPV
- a CDS encoding hydrogenase maturation nickel metallochaperone HypA; translation: MHEMSLVQGLFEQLKGLAAENNSTKVLSVTMEIGPICGVVVDSFQFGFEILSSQEEMFKNTELIIEIPEVTYTCTSCGHQEVSAGERPDACAKCDEFFLTPSGGDDLILKRVEME